From Neobacillus sp. PS2-9, the proteins below share one genomic window:
- a CDS encoding DUF2892 domain-containing protein, producing MNIRPNIGILNALIRITFGLTILAWSTSKLVKRPWRDSYLLAAFLGAMKVAEGIVRFCPLTALYEQYQCKMQVDDPANESRNSMEGLEDFDGEEVLPYNPS from the coding sequence TTGAATATCCGTCCAAATATCGGGATTTTAAATGCGCTAATTCGGATTACATTTGGGTTAACTATTCTTGCTTGGAGCACCTCGAAGCTAGTAAAGCGTCCTTGGAGAGATTCTTATTTATTGGCTGCCTTTTTGGGTGCAATGAAAGTAGCAGAAGGCATTGTTCGCTTTTGCCCATTAACCGCATTATATGAACAATATCAGTGTAAAATGCAGGTTGATGATCCTGCCAACGAGTCAAGGAATAGCATGGAAGGCTTAGAAGATTTTGATGGAGAAGAGGTACTGCCTTATAATCCGTCTTAG
- the purL gene encoding phosphoribosylformylglycinamidine synthase subunit PurL: protein MLLTLEPNPTQIKTEKIYQQMGLSDEEFAMIESLLGRTPNYTETGLFSVMWSEHCSYKNSKPVLKKFPITGDRVLQGPGEGAGIVDIGDGQAVVFKIESHNHPSAIEPYQGAATGVGGIIRDVFSMGARPIALLNSLRFGELDSERVRYLFKEVVAGIAGYGNCIGIPTVGGEIQFEPCYEGNPLVNAMCVGLIDHKDIKKGLAHGVGNTVMYVGAKTGRDGIHGATFASEELNEQSDEKRPAVQVGDPFMEKLLLEACLELIQSDALVGIQDMGAAGLTSSSAEMASKAGMGIEMNLDLVPQRETGMTAYEMMLSESQERMLIVVKKGREQEITSLFEKYALEAVAIGTVTSDKKLRLIHRGETVADVPVDALAEDAPVYHKPFQEPAYFKEFQAIDAEIPQVDNLKDTLVKILSQPTVASKEWVYEQYDYMVRTNTVVSPGSDASVLRIRGTRKALAMTVDCNSRYVYLDPETGGKIAVAEAARNIICSGAEPLAITDNLNFGNPEKPEVFWQIEKAADGISEACRVLQTPVIGGNVSLYNETSGTAVYPTPVIGMVGLVTDIDHITTQHFKNSGDLIYLVGETNPEFGGSELQKLLHGQIFGKAPELNVTIEKERQETILAVIRAGLVQSAHDLSEGGLGVALSECLFANEQFGAEVIIIGDPVTALFSETQSRFLLTVKEENQIAFERFVEAKLIGQVNASGTLRVSTEKETVLEASVNELKAAWKGAIACLLKSRD from the coding sequence ATGTTGTTAACGCTTGAACCAAATCCTACCCAAATTAAAACAGAAAAAATCTATCAGCAAATGGGTTTGTCCGATGAAGAATTTGCAATGATTGAATCGCTCTTAGGCCGTACGCCTAATTATACGGAAACAGGTCTTTTTTCAGTCATGTGGTCGGAGCATTGCAGCTATAAAAACTCAAAGCCGGTGCTGAAAAAATTTCCGATAACGGGTGATAGAGTACTTCAAGGTCCTGGTGAAGGAGCGGGGATCGTTGATATCGGCGACGGCCAGGCCGTAGTTTTCAAAATTGAAAGCCATAACCATCCATCGGCGATCGAACCGTATCAAGGGGCGGCAACTGGTGTCGGCGGGATTATCCGTGATGTTTTTTCCATGGGCGCACGTCCTATTGCTCTATTAAACTCGCTCCGCTTTGGTGAGCTCGATTCGGAACGTGTTCGTTATCTATTTAAAGAGGTTGTTGCTGGGATTGCCGGTTATGGCAACTGTATTGGCATTCCAACGGTTGGCGGCGAAATTCAGTTCGAGCCTTGCTATGAAGGCAATCCGCTGGTGAATGCGATGTGCGTCGGCCTTATTGACCATAAGGATATTAAAAAGGGTCTGGCTCATGGTGTCGGTAATACGGTGATGTATGTAGGAGCAAAAACAGGCCGCGACGGAATCCACGGCGCTACGTTTGCTTCCGAGGAATTGAACGAACAATCCGATGAAAAACGTCCTGCAGTTCAAGTAGGCGATCCATTTATGGAGAAGCTTCTTTTAGAAGCTTGCTTAGAGCTCATTCAATCCGATGCACTCGTAGGGATTCAGGATATGGGGGCAGCTGGCCTAACAAGTTCTTCTGCAGAAATGGCAAGCAAAGCGGGAATGGGCATTGAGATGAATTTAGACCTTGTCCCGCAGCGGGAAACAGGGATGACTGCCTATGAAATGATGCTGTCTGAGTCACAGGAACGCATGTTGATCGTCGTTAAAAAGGGAAGAGAGCAGGAAATTACATCTCTATTTGAAAAATATGCTTTAGAAGCAGTGGCGATTGGAACAGTAACATCCGATAAGAAACTGCGCTTAATCCATAGAGGGGAAACGGTGGCAGATGTTCCGGTGGATGCTCTAGCAGAAGATGCACCAGTTTACCATAAGCCATTTCAAGAGCCGGCCTATTTTAAGGAATTTCAAGCAATTGATGCGGAAATTCCTCAAGTGGATAATCTAAAGGACACGCTTGTAAAAATTCTGAGCCAGCCAACCGTTGCCAGCAAGGAATGGGTGTATGAGCAATACGACTATATGGTTCGCACCAACACGGTTGTTTCTCCTGGATCAGATGCATCGGTTCTTCGGATTCGCGGAACAAGGAAGGCTTTAGCCATGACCGTTGATTGCAACTCACGCTATGTCTATTTGGATCCGGAAACAGGCGGGAAAATTGCCGTGGCGGAAGCGGCGCGTAACATTATTTGTTCGGGTGCAGAGCCGTTAGCGATTACCGATAACCTGAACTTTGGAAATCCAGAAAAGCCAGAGGTATTCTGGCAAATTGAAAAAGCAGCGGATGGAATCAGCGAGGCATGTCGCGTCCTCCAAACTCCTGTCATCGGCGGGAACGTGTCATTATATAACGAAACAAGCGGTACGGCAGTCTATCCGACACCAGTTATTGGTATGGTGGGCTTAGTAACCGATATTGACCATATTACTACGCAACATTTTAAAAACAGTGGGGATCTCATTTACCTCGTTGGTGAGACGAACCCTGAGTTTGGCGGTAGTGAACTGCAAAAATTGCTACATGGTCAGATTTTTGGAAAAGCGCCTGAATTAAATGTAACTATTGAAAAAGAAAGACAAGAGACAATCCTAGCGGTGATTCGTGCAGGGTTGGTTCAATCTGCACATGACCTGTCTGAAGGCGGCTTGGGTGTGGCCCTTTCTGAATGTTTATTTGCTAACGAGCAGTTCGGTGCCGAAGTCATCATTATAGGAGACCCTGTCACTGCCTTATTTAGTGAAACGCAATCTCGCTTTCTATTAACGGTAAAAGAAGAGAATCAAATAGCGTTTGAACGTTTTGTAGAAGCCAAGCTAATCGGTCAGGTAAATGCTTCTGGAACATTACGCGTGTCCACTGAAAAGGAAACAGTTCTCGAAGCTTCAGTAAACGAACTGAAAGCTGCTTGGAAAGGAGCCATCGCATGCTTGCTGAAATCAAGGGATTAA
- the purN gene encoding phosphoribosylglycinamide formyltransferase, giving the protein MKRFAVFASGSGSNFQAIVDKVQSGDLKADLSLLICDQPGAYVIERARMARIPTFVFRAKDYPSKADYEREISFLLKERNIDFIVLAGYMRLIGPTLLKEFEGQIVNIHPSLLPDFPGKDAIGQALAAKAKWSGVTIHYVDEGMDTGPIIVQERIRLEDQETRESLQEKIQAIEHKLYPSILQMLLTRGEVIHEEKTRTY; this is encoded by the coding sequence ATGAAACGATTTGCTGTGTTTGCATCAGGAAGCGGGAGTAATTTTCAGGCGATCGTAGATAAAGTTCAATCTGGGGATTTGAAGGCCGATCTATCATTGTTAATTTGCGATCAACCAGGAGCGTATGTGATTGAAAGGGCGAGAATGGCGCGCATCCCAACTTTTGTGTTTCGGGCAAAGGATTATCCGAGTAAGGCAGATTATGAGCGAGAAATTTCCTTTCTTCTAAAGGAAAGGAATATCGATTTTATCGTCCTCGCTGGATATATGCGTTTGATTGGTCCTACCTTGCTAAAAGAGTTCGAGGGTCAAATCGTCAATATTCATCCTTCTTTGCTTCCGGATTTTCCTGGCAAAGATGCCATTGGTCAGGCCTTGGCTGCTAAAGCTAAATGGAGTGGGGTTACCATTCATTATGTGGATGAAGGCATGGATACGGGACCCATTATTGTGCAGGAACGAATTCGCTTAGAGGATCAGGAGACACGTGAAAGTCTGCAAGAGAAGATTCAAGCGATTGAACATAAGCTCTACCCATCTATTCTACAAATGCTATTAACCAGAGGAGAGGTCATTCATGAAGAAAAAACGCGCACTTATTAG
- the purM gene encoding phosphoribosylformylglycinamidine cyclo-ligase yields the protein MTNAYKQAGVNIEAGYEAVERMKKHVQKTARAGVIGSLGGFGGIFDLSALNLKEPVLVSGTDGVGTKLKIAFMMDQHETIGIDAVAMCVNDIVVQGAEPLFFLDYIACGKAVPEKIEAIVKGIAEGCEQAGCALIGGETAEMPGLYREDEYDLAGFTVGACEKQALITGEDIKAGDVLIGLASSGIHSNGYSLVRKVFNNWSLIEYVNELECTLGEELLKPTKIYVKPILSALQKFKLKGMAHITGGGFIENIPRMLPAGLGAELIEKSWHIPAVFKLISEVGQIGYKEMYNVFNMGIGMVVAIDREHAAELVQHFQEAGETAYEIGVVTDKEGIHIKGLGEWE from the coding sequence ATGACAAACGCGTATAAACAAGCAGGCGTAAATATCGAAGCAGGATACGAAGCGGTGGAACGTATGAAAAAACATGTCCAAAAAACAGCAAGAGCCGGTGTTATCGGCAGCTTAGGTGGATTCGGGGGAATATTTGATTTGTCCGCTCTCAACTTGAAAGAGCCAGTTCTGGTGTCAGGCACCGACGGGGTTGGGACAAAATTAAAGATAGCTTTTATGATGGACCAGCACGAAACCATTGGGATTGATGCGGTTGCCATGTGCGTGAATGATATCGTTGTGCAAGGAGCAGAACCTCTTTTCTTTTTAGATTATATTGCGTGTGGAAAGGCAGTTCCGGAAAAAATCGAAGCCATTGTAAAAGGCATTGCAGAGGGCTGTGAGCAGGCTGGATGTGCGTTGATTGGCGGCGAAACAGCAGAAATGCCGGGACTCTATCGTGAAGACGAGTATGATTTAGCCGGTTTCACTGTTGGGGCGTGTGAAAAACAAGCGCTAATTACGGGTGAGGACATCAAGGCAGGGGATGTTTTAATCGGATTAGCGTCAAGCGGCATCCATAGTAATGGCTACTCCCTTGTCAGAAAAGTATTTAACAACTGGTCATTGATTGAATACGTGAATGAACTAGAGTGTACATTAGGGGAAGAATTACTTAAACCGACTAAGATCTATGTAAAGCCTATTTTGTCTGCATTACAAAAATTCAAGTTAAAAGGAATGGCACATATCACAGGCGGAGGCTTTATTGAGAATATTCCGCGGATGCTCCCTGCTGGTCTTGGTGCAGAGTTGATTGAAAAAAGCTGGCATATTCCAGCCGTGTTTAAGCTGATATCTGAGGTTGGACAAATTGGATATAAAGAGATGTATAATGTGTTTAACATGGGTATCGGAATGGTGGTCGCTATTGATCGGGAACATGCCGCAGAATTAGTCCAGCATTTCCAAGAAGCTGGGGAAACGGCTTATGAAATTGGCGTAGTCACTGACAAAGAAGGCATTCACATTAAAGGACTTGGTGAGTGGGAATGA
- the purC gene encoding phosphoribosylaminoimidazolesuccinocarboxamide synthase: protein MKELLYEGKAKRIYTTDNDNTVLVEYKDSATAYNGQKKADIAGKGRLNNEITSLLFLKLKEHGIDSHFIERVSETEQLVKKVSIIPLEVVVRNVAAGSLSKRLGIEEGKKLTTPIVEFYLKDDELGDPIITIDHILELNIATTEEIYILRGKTLEINAILSSFFSELGIRLIDFKLEFGKDEKGSILLADEISPDTCRLWDQATNEKLDKDVFRRDLGSLTKAYETILERLGGHQHV from the coding sequence ATGAAAGAACTGCTATACGAAGGAAAAGCGAAACGCATTTACACAACAGACAACGATAACACTGTTTTGGTCGAGTACAAGGATTCCGCCACCGCATACAACGGGCAAAAAAAAGCAGACATTGCCGGCAAAGGCCGATTAAATAACGAGATTACTAGTTTGTTATTTTTAAAGCTTAAAGAACACGGGATCGATTCACACTTTATCGAGCGCGTATCAGAAACGGAGCAACTTGTGAAAAAAGTAAGCATTATCCCGCTTGAAGTAGTAGTTCGCAATGTCGCAGCAGGAAGTCTCTCCAAAAGATTGGGAATCGAAGAAGGTAAAAAGCTAACTACACCGATCGTGGAATTTTATCTAAAGGATGATGAATTAGGCGATCCAATCATCACAATTGACCATATTCTTGAGCTAAATATCGCTACAACAGAAGAAATCTATATTTTACGAGGCAAAACACTCGAGATAAATGCTATTTTATCCAGCTTCTTTTCAGAACTAGGTATCCGTCTCATCGATTTCAAGCTGGAGTTTGGTAAAGACGAAAAGGGAAGCATTCTCCTTGCCGATGAAATATCCCCTGACACGTGCCGACTATGGGATCAAGCAACCAACGAAAAACTCGATAAGGATGTTTTTCGTCGTGATTTAGGTAGTCTAACCAAAGCCTATGAAACTATTTTAGAGAGACTCGGAGGTCATCAGCATGTATAA
- the purH gene encoding bifunctional phosphoribosylaminoimidazolecarboxamide formyltransferase/IMP cyclohydrolase translates to MKKKRALISVSDKTGVGEFAKELASLGFEIISTGGTKKMLHEQGIPVLGVSDVTGFPEILEGRVKTLNPFIHGGLLAKQDDVEHQKQLDEHGIEAIQLVCVNLYPFQQTIEKPDVTVEDAIENIDIGGPTMLRASAKNHQYVTVVVDPTDYPTVIAELQANEETTIETRRKLAAKVFRHTAAYDALIAGYMTDLAQEETPEKLTVTYELKQTLRYGENPHQQAAFYKKPLGSVFSIAYAEQLHGKELSYNNINDADAALQIVKEFTEPAAVAVKHMNPCGVGTGATSLDAFNKAFAADPVSIFGGIIAFNREVDAETARKLHEIFLEIIIAPSFSEEALSILTSKKNLRLLTISFDGVKKQEQKMTTIEGGLLVQDQDRFTLDDAVVKVATKRQPTDAEWEALELGWKVVKHVKSNAIVVANEEMTIGIGAGQMNRVGAAEIALKQAGEKAQGAALASDAFFPMDDTVEVAAKAGITAIIQPGGSIRDEDSIKKADEYGIAMVFTGVRHFKH, encoded by the coding sequence ATGAAGAAAAAACGCGCACTTATTAGTGTTTCTGATAAAACCGGTGTAGGAGAATTTGCCAAGGAACTAGCTTCGCTTGGCTTTGAAATCATTTCAACCGGCGGGACGAAAAAGATGCTTCACGAACAGGGGATTCCTGTATTGGGCGTGAGTGATGTCACTGGATTCCCGGAAATTTTAGAAGGACGCGTTAAGACGTTAAATCCGTTTATTCATGGTGGTCTGCTTGCCAAACAAGATGATGTGGAACATCAAAAACAGCTGGATGAACATGGAATTGAGGCAATTCAGCTTGTTTGCGTTAATCTGTATCCATTTCAGCAAACCATTGAAAAACCAGATGTAACAGTGGAGGACGCGATTGAAAATATCGATATTGGCGGTCCAACGATGCTTCGTGCCTCAGCGAAAAACCATCAATATGTCACGGTTGTAGTGGATCCCACTGACTACCCGACAGTGATTGCGGAGTTGCAGGCGAATGAAGAAACAACAATCGAAACAAGAAGAAAGCTAGCGGCGAAAGTGTTCCGTCACACGGCAGCCTACGATGCACTCATTGCAGGTTACATGACAGATTTAGCTCAGGAAGAGACACCAGAAAAATTAACCGTTACATATGAATTAAAGCAAACCTTACGATATGGAGAGAACCCCCATCAACAAGCTGCTTTTTATAAAAAGCCTCTTGGTTCTGTGTTTTCGATTGCCTACGCAGAGCAGCTTCATGGTAAAGAGCTTTCCTACAACAATATCAATGACGCCGATGCAGCACTGCAAATTGTAAAAGAATTCACTGAGCCAGCGGCTGTTGCTGTGAAGCATATGAATCCATGCGGAGTCGGTACAGGGGCAACAAGCTTGGACGCGTTTAATAAAGCATTTGCAGCAGATCCTGTATCGATTTTTGGCGGAATTATTGCTTTCAACCGGGAAGTAGACGCCGAAACAGCTAGAAAACTTCACGAAATCTTTTTAGAAATTATCATTGCACCGTCCTTTTCGGAGGAAGCATTATCCATCCTAACAAGTAAAAAGAACCTTCGCTTGTTAACAATTTCATTTGATGGTGTGAAGAAGCAGGAACAGAAAATGACAACGATCGAAGGCGGATTACTCGTTCAAGACCAGGACCGCTTTACCCTAGATGATGCTGTTGTTAAAGTAGCGACGAAAAGACAGCCGACAGATGCGGAATGGGAAGCATTAGAGCTTGGCTGGAAGGTTGTGAAGCATGTAAAGTCCAATGCCATTGTTGTGGCGAACGAGGAAATGACGATCGGAATTGGTGCTGGCCAAATGAACCGTGTGGGAGCAGCAGAAATTGCTTTGAAACAGGCGGGAGAAAAAGCACAAGGTGCAGCCCTTGCTTCAGATGCCTTTTTCCCAATGGATGATACTGTTGAAGTAGCAGCTAAGGCAGGTATTACAGCGATTATTCAGCCAGGTGGTTCAATCCGTGACGAGGATTCCATTAAGAAAGCGGATGAATATGGAATTGCCATGGTGTTCACCGGAGTAAGACATTTTAAACACTAA
- a CDS encoding EYxxD motif small membrane protein, which translates to MFWEYVSHMSFVLIVIIGSIVALLYTYMRRSSKRRAR; encoded by the coding sequence ATGTTTTGGGAATACGTAAGTCATATGTCGTTTGTGTTGATTGTGATTATCGGCAGCATTGTAGCCTTACTCTATACCTATATGCGCCGCTCCAGTAAAAGACGAGCCCGTTAG
- the purF gene encoding amidophosphoribosyltransferase, which yields MLAEIKGLNEECGIFGVWGHPDAAQLTYYGLHSLQHRGQEGTGIVVSDGKTLKGVKGEGLVSEIFTTEAMTKLTGSAAIGHVRYATAGGGGYENVQPLLFHSQSGSLALAHNGNLVNANSLKHQLETQGSIFQTSSDTEVLAHLIRRSGYPHLNDRVKNALSMLKGAYAYLIMTENELMVALDPHGLRPLSLGLLGDAYVVASETCAFDVVGAEYIREIMPGELLIINENGLTSERFAVSTTKAICMMEYVYFSRPDSNIHGINVHTARKNLGKRLALEAPIDADVVTGVPDSSISAAIGYAEEAGIPYEMGLIKNRYVGRTFIQPSQTLREQGVKMKLSAVRGVVEGKRVVMVDDSIVRGTTSRRIVSLLKEAGATEVHVVISSPPIKNPCFYGIDTSTKEELIASDKSVEDIRQLIGADSLTFLTVDGMMHALGQEGTNGYCLGCFTGNYPTEIYPDTLQYYYQK from the coding sequence ATGCTTGCTGAAATCAAGGGATTAAATGAAGAATGCGGTATTTTTGGTGTCTGGGGACATCCGGATGCGGCCCAGTTAACCTATTACGGACTTCATAGCTTGCAGCATCGCGGCCAAGAAGGAACCGGCATCGTTGTCTCTGATGGGAAAACACTCAAAGGTGTAAAAGGCGAGGGATTGGTGTCAGAGATATTTACAACTGAAGCGATGACAAAATTAACCGGTTCGGCTGCCATCGGTCATGTTCGATATGCGACAGCAGGAGGGGGCGGTTATGAAAACGTCCAGCCCCTCTTGTTCCATTCGCAAAGCGGCAGTCTTGCCCTTGCCCATAATGGAAACCTAGTCAATGCCAATTCCTTGAAACACCAGCTTGAGACGCAGGGAAGTATTTTTCAAACAAGCTCTGATACGGAAGTATTAGCCCATCTCATTCGAAGAAGCGGCTATCCACATCTAAATGATCGCGTAAAAAATGCGCTTTCCATGCTAAAAGGGGCGTACGCCTATTTAATTATGACGGAAAATGAATTAATGGTGGCCCTTGATCCGCATGGACTGAGACCTCTTTCGCTTGGTTTGTTAGGGGATGCTTACGTTGTGGCTTCTGAGACATGTGCGTTTGATGTGGTCGGTGCGGAATATATCCGCGAAATTATGCCGGGAGAACTCCTGATTATTAATGAAAACGGATTAACCTCTGAGAGATTTGCTGTCAGTACCACGAAAGCCATTTGTATGATGGAATATGTGTATTTTTCTAGACCGGATAGCAATATTCATGGAATCAATGTGCATACAGCCCGAAAAAATCTAGGAAAGAGATTAGCACTTGAAGCCCCTATTGATGCGGATGTCGTGACAGGGGTCCCAGATTCGAGTATTTCTGCCGCTATTGGCTATGCGGAAGAAGCGGGAATCCCCTATGAAATGGGCTTAATTAAGAACCGCTATGTGGGGAGGACATTTATTCAGCCTTCTCAAACACTAAGGGAACAAGGGGTAAAAATGAAGCTGTCAGCGGTTCGCGGGGTAGTCGAAGGAAAGCGTGTCGTCATGGTTGATGATTCGATTGTCCGTGGAACCACGAGCAGAAGAATTGTCTCGCTTCTAAAGGAGGCAGGAGCAACAGAGGTACATGTGGTGATTAGCTCTCCTCCGATTAAAAATCCATGTTTTTATGGTATTGATACTTCAACGAAGGAAGAATTAATTGCCTCAGATAAATCGGTCGAGGACATTCGTCAGCTGATTGGGGCCGATTCCTTAACTTTTTTAACAGTAGATGGCATGATGCATGCGCTCGGTCAGGAAGGCACGAACGGCTATTGTCTTGGCTGCTTTACCGGAAATTATCCAACTGAAATTTATCCAGATACACTCCAATATTATTATCAAAAATAG
- the purS gene encoding phosphoribosylformylglycinamidine synthase subunit PurS, with protein MYKVKVYVTLRESVLDPQGKAVTHSLHSLNYKQVADVRIGKYMELTVEKSERDIDEIVNEMCKSLLVNPVIEDYRYEVEECVAQ; from the coding sequence ATGTATAAAGTTAAGGTATATGTCACTCTTAGAGAAAGTGTATTAGATCCTCAAGGAAAAGCAGTCACACACTCACTGCATTCACTAAACTACAAGCAAGTGGCCGATGTGCGAATCGGAAAATATATGGAACTAACCGTAGAAAAATCAGAGCGGGATATTGATGAAATAGTAAATGAAATGTGCAAGAGCCTACTTGTCAATCCAGTGATCGAAGACTATCGATATGAGGTAGAGGAGTGTGTGGCTCAGTGA
- the purD gene encoding phosphoribosylamine--glycine ligase yields MKVLIIGRGGREHALCRKVSESTLVEKVFAAPGNDGMVDVAELVPIGESQHEQLIQFAVEQGVGLTIIGPEVPLLEGLADKFEAAGLLVFGPRQVAAEIEGSKSFAKELMKKYQIPTANYAVFTSFEEARDYIEEKGAPIVIKADGLAAGKGVTVAFTKEEALASLEEMLVGARFGAASSRVVIEEFLSGEEFSLMALVKGDVVVPLEIAQDHKRAFDGDQGPNTGGMGAYSPVHQISRDTVETAIETVLIPAAKAMVQEARSFCGVLYAGLIATAEGPKVIEFNARFGDPETQIVLPRLQSDLVQVIVELLQGGCPQLEWSEEAMVGVVVAAKGYPDHYEKGAVLTGLNDITDEVVTFHAGSLKNASGEFVTNGGRVLLVGAKAETLQAAQEKVYQEMEKLQCDGIFYRKDIGGKAIQPVIG; encoded by the coding sequence ATGAAGGTCTTAATCATTGGACGCGGTGGGAGAGAACATGCTTTATGCCGGAAAGTAAGTGAAAGCACGTTGGTCGAAAAAGTCTTTGCCGCACCTGGAAATGACGGAATGGTGGATGTGGCTGAGTTGGTTCCTATTGGTGAGTCACAGCACGAACAACTCATTCAGTTTGCCGTGGAGCAGGGTGTGGGCTTAACCATTATCGGACCGGAAGTACCTCTCTTAGAAGGACTGGCTGACAAGTTTGAGGCGGCGGGCTTACTTGTTTTCGGTCCTCGTCAAGTGGCGGCAGAAATTGAAGGAAGTAAATCCTTTGCGAAAGAACTGATGAAAAAGTATCAGATTCCGACGGCGAATTATGCTGTATTTACTTCCTTTGAAGAAGCGCGTGACTATATCGAAGAAAAAGGGGCGCCTATTGTTATAAAAGCCGATGGTTTAGCAGCGGGAAAAGGTGTAACAGTTGCGTTCACCAAAGAGGAAGCCTTGGCGAGTTTAGAGGAAATGCTTGTTGGGGCAAGGTTTGGTGCGGCCTCTTCCCGAGTAGTCATCGAGGAATTTTTAAGCGGTGAGGAATTTTCGCTTATGGCATTGGTGAAAGGTGATGTGGTCGTTCCACTGGAAATCGCTCAAGACCATAAGCGAGCGTTTGATGGGGATCAGGGGCCAAATACAGGTGGAATGGGCGCTTATTCACCTGTTCACCAAATTAGCAGGGACACGGTAGAAACGGCAATTGAGACCGTCTTAATCCCGGCTGCCAAGGCTATGGTGCAGGAAGCCAGAAGCTTTTGCGGTGTATTATATGCCGGGTTAATTGCAACAGCAGAGGGTCCAAAGGTCATCGAGTTTAATGCTCGCTTCGGAGACCCGGAAACCCAGATTGTTTTACCAAGATTACAATCAGATTTGGTTCAAGTGATTGTAGAACTATTGCAGGGTGGCTGTCCTCAGCTCGAATGGTCGGAAGAGGCAATGGTTGGTGTCGTTGTGGCAGCAAAGGGATATCCTGATCATTATGAAAAAGGTGCAGTGCTTACAGGATTGAATGATATTACTGATGAAGTGGTTACTTTTCATGCGGGTTCTTTGAAAAATGCATCCGGTGAATTTGTTACAAATGGCGGAAGGGTCCTGCTTGTTGGTGCGAAGGCAGAAACGCTGCAGGCAGCGCAAGAAAAGGTTTATCAAGAGATGGAAAAGCTTCAATGTGATGGGATTTTTTATCGAAAAGATATTGGGGGAAAAGCAATTCAACCCGTTATTGGCTAA
- the purQ gene encoding phosphoribosylformylglycinamidine synthase subunit PurQ, protein MKFAVIVFPGSNCDIDMYHAIKDELGEQVEYVWHDTESLDEFDGILLPGGFSYGDYLRSGALARFSKVMKEVVKAAEAGKPVLGVCNGFQILLEAGLLPGAMRRNESLSFICKPVQLRVENNQTMFTADYQQGEAITIPVAHGEGNYHCDEETLAKLKANNQIVFTYQENPNGSLENIAGIVNEKGNVLGMMPHPERAVDELIGGADGLKMFQSIVKAWREAHVVNA, encoded by the coding sequence GTGAAGTTTGCGGTGATCGTTTTTCCAGGCTCGAACTGTGATATTGATATGTACCATGCGATAAAAGATGAACTGGGTGAGCAAGTGGAATATGTTTGGCACGATACTGAGAGCTTAGATGAGTTTGATGGAATTTTGCTGCCTGGTGGTTTCTCCTATGGAGATTACCTCCGCTCAGGTGCACTCGCTCGTTTTAGCAAGGTCATGAAAGAGGTCGTAAAAGCCGCCGAAGCAGGCAAGCCAGTCCTGGGTGTATGTAACGGATTCCAAATTCTTCTTGAGGCCGGGCTGTTGCCTGGAGCGATGCGCAGGAATGAGAGTCTTTCCTTTATCTGCAAGCCGGTCCAACTAAGAGTGGAAAACAACCAAACGATGTTTACTGCCGACTATCAACAAGGAGAAGCAATCACGATCCCTGTTGCGCACGGAGAAGGAAATTACCACTGTGATGAAGAAACGCTTGCGAAACTAAAAGCGAATAACCAAATCGTATTTACTTATCAGGAAAATCCGAACGGAAGTCTCGAAAACATCGCTGGAATCGTGAACGAAAAAGGAAATGTCCTTGGAATGATGCCGCACCCTGAACGAGCAGTGGATGAGCTGATAGGCGGGGCGGATGGACTAAAAATGTTTCAATCAATTGTAAAGGCTTGGAGGGAAGCACATGTTGTTAACGCTTGA